The Skermanella rosea sequence GTTCCCGGGCCAGGCGGTAGCCACCGCGCGGACCCCGCACCCCCGCCAGCACCCCGGCGCGGACGAGTTGCTGGAGCACCTGTTCCAGGTAGCGCTTCGGGATTCCCTGGCGGCGCGTGATCTCGCCGCTCTGCACCGGCTCGCTGCCGGCATTGTAGGCGATGTCGAGGACCGCCTCGATCGCGAACATCAGCTTCTTCGAGATGCGCAGCATCAGTCTTGTCCTTTTTCGTCCACGCCGGCCCTGTCCGTCCCGGCCGTCCCGGTAGACCCGAAACCGCCGGTGCCGCGGGCGCTCTCCTCCAGGGTCTCGGCGAGGTCCCAGGCGACCCGGGTGTAAGGGGCGATCACCAATTGGGCGACGCGCATGCTGCGCTCCACGGTGAAGGGCCGTTCCCCGTGATTGATCAGGATGACGCCGACCTCGCCGCGATAGTCCGCGTCGATCGTGCCGGGGCTGTTCAGCACCGTGATGCCGTGACGCAGCGCCAGACCCGACCGCGGGCGGACCTGCGCCTCGTAGCCGGCGGGCAGCGCCAGCGCGAAGCCGGTCGGGATCAGCGCCCGGGCGCCCGGCTCCAGCACCACGGGATCGGAGACGGCGGCCGACAGGTCCATGCCGGCGGAATGCTCCGTCGCATAGGACGGCAGGTCCAGGCCGGCACCGTTGGGAAGGCGCGTCACGGCCACCGCCAGGGCGGCCGGTGCATCGGGTTTTGCATCAGGGATCATGCGCTGTAGATAGCGCAGATATCACACAATGTAACAGGTAAATCGACCCCCGCAGCGAAAAAATCCGCTTCCCGGCGGCGCCTGGAGCTGTGCCCGATCAGGTCGATCCGCCCGGGGCAGCCGAACCGATGCATTGGGCCACGGCCCAAACTACGATCGATGACCCGCATCACCTCCGCCCTGCATCAAACCGTAGGTTGGGCCGTGGCCCAACGCATCGCGGCGACTGGAACGGCAGGCAATGTGGACCGGAGCGGCTCAACCTGATCGGGTGACGCTCTACTCCGCCCCCGTGCCCACCAGATGGTCCGCGATGGCGGCGGCCAAGCGCTGGGCGACCTCCTCCTTGGACAGCGGCGGCCAGTCCTCCAGGGTGTCCCCGCGCAGCAGGTGGACCGTGTTGCTGGTTCCGCCGAAGGTCCCGCTGGACGGGGAGACGTCGTTGGCGACGATCCAGTCGCAGCCCTTGCGCGCCAGCTTGGCCCGGGCGTGCGCGACAACCTTCTCGGTCTCGGCGGCGAACCCGACGACCAGACCCGGCCGCATCCGGCCCGGGCGGGACAGGGTGGCCAGGATGTCCGGGTTCTCGGCCAGTTCCAGCGCCGGCAGCTGGCCGCCGTCCTTCTTCAGCTTCTGGCTCGACATGGCCCGCACCCTCCAGTCCGCGACCGCCGCGGCGCAGACCGCGATATCGACCGGCAGCGCGTCCTGGCAGGCGGCCAGCATGTCGCGGGCGCTCTCCACATGGACCATGGCGACGCCGTCGGGGTCCGGCTCCCGCGTCGGCCCGCTGACCAGGGTGACCGAGGCGCCCAGCCGCGCCAGGGCCGCCGCGATGGCGTGCCCCTGCTTGCCCGACGATCGGTTGGCGATGTAGCGGACGGGATCGATCGGCTCGTGGGTCGGCCCGCTGGTCACCAGCGCCCGCCACCCCCTCAGCGGCCCCGGAGCCTCCTCCCTGGGCGCCGCGGCGCGCCCGAAGAAGGCGGCGATGGCGGCCAGGATCTCCATCGGCTCGCTCATCCGGCCGCTGCCGGTCTCGCCGCAGGCCATGTCGCCGACGCCCGGCCCGATCCGCAGGATGCCGCGCGACTCCAGCGTCGCCATGTTGGCCTGGGTCGCCGGGTGCGACCACATCATGATGTTCATGGCCGGGGCCACCATCACCGGCTTGTCGGTCGCCAGAAGGGCGGTGGTCGCCAGGTCGTCGGTGATGCCGGCCGCCATCTTGGCCAGGATGTTGGCGCTGGCCGGAGCCACCACGACCAGGTCGGCCTCCCGCGACAGCCGGATGTGCCCCATCTCCGCCTCGTCGGTCAGCGACCACAGGTCCATGTAGACCTTTCCCTCGGACAGGGCCGCCACCGACAGCGGCGTCACGAACTTCGCCCCGCCCTCGGTCAACACGCACCGCACCCGGGCCCCGCGCTCCTTCAGCCGCCGGATCAGGTCCAGGCACTTGTACGCCGCGATCCCGCCCGAGATGATCAGCAGGATGCGCTTGCCGTCGAGGATGCGGTGTTCGGGGAAAGGTGTATCGGCCATGGTGCGGTCCTGGAGGTCTGTCCTGACGGACGGATTCAAGTCATCCACAGATGAACGCAGATGGACACAGATATCCGAGTCTTATCTGTGTCCATCTGCGTTCATCTGTGGACAATAAATCAGGCGATAATATAGGTTAGTGACATCATATACTTAAAAAAGTAATTCGTCCTCATCAAGAAGCAAGCCGTGGATGGAACGATGCCTGTTCAGGACGGCAATGTCGGAGTCGATATCCTGCTGCCGCCGACGCGCTGCTTCCTGCGCGACGGCGGGCGCGATTCCAGCCTCTATCTCAACCGAGATATCGATGTCGTAATCACGGCCCATGGCAAGTAGATCCTCGTTGAAGCAGGGTATGGTTGCCCGCCATCGAACGGTGATGCAACACTTTCGCGAAAGTGCGCTTATGCCATCCCCCTTCTGACATGCACATCATGTTGGGGAATATGTGCATGTCAAGACTGCCCCGTCGCCGCGAAGCCCGTCAGGTCACCACCGCCAGCGCCGCCAGCGCCACGGCCATCGTCACGGTCCACAGGGTCCAGATCGTCCGCCGTCGCTTGCGGACGAAGCCCTCCAGCAGGATCTCGATCGTCGCCGGATGCAACGGCAGCCCGTTCTCGTTGATCGTCCGGGTCGCCCGCTCGGCCTCGCGCATCACGCGGGGCAGGGTGCGCAGTGCGTTCAGGACCGACTCCAGCTCGTCGACCATCCGCGCCTCGGGACCGCGGTTCTCGCGCATCCAGTCCTCGATCAGCGGACGGGCCAGCTCCCACATGTTGATGTCGGGGTTCAGCGCGCGGCCCACCCCCTCCGCCGTCAGCATGCTCTTCTGAAGCAGCAGGAGCTGCGGCTGGGTCTCCATCTCGAACTGCTCGGTGACCGCCAGCAGCTGGGCCAGCAGCCGCCCGATCGAGATCTCGTGCAGCGGCTTGTTCAGCAGCGGCTCGCCGATCGCGCGGCAGGCCTGGGTGAAGGTCTCGATGTTCTGGTGCGCCGGGACGTAGCCCGCCTGGAAATGCACCTCGGCGACCCGGCGGTAGTCGCCGTTCAGGAAGCCCAGCAGCATGTCGGCCAGATAGTACCGCGTGGCGCGGTCCAGCCGGCCCATGATGCCGAAATCCACCGGGGCGATGTGGCCGTACTCGTTGACGAACAGGTTGCCCGGGTGCAGGTCGGCGTGGAAGAAGCCGTCCCGGAACACCTGGTTGAAGAAGGACGACGACGCCTGGGCCAGCACGTCGTCGGGGTCGAACCCCGCGGCCCGGATCTTGTCGACCTCGTCCACCTTGA is a genomic window containing:
- the dut gene encoding dUTP diphosphatase, encoding MIPDAKPDAPAALAVAVTRLPNGAGLDLPSYATEHSAGMDLSAAVSDPVVLEPGARALIPTGFALALPAGYEAQVRPRSGLALRHGITVLNSPGTIDADYRGEVGVILINHGERPFTVERSMRVAQLVIAPYTRVAWDLAETLEESARGTGGFGSTGTAGTDRAGVDEKGQD
- the coaBC gene encoding bifunctional phosphopantothenoylcysteine decarboxylase/phosphopantothenate--cysteine ligase CoaBC; the protein is MADTPFPEHRILDGKRILLIISGGIAAYKCLDLIRRLKERGARVRCVLTEGGAKFVTPLSVAALSEGKVYMDLWSLTDEAEMGHIRLSREADLVVVAPASANILAKMAAGITDDLATTALLATDKPVMVAPAMNIMMWSHPATQANMATLESRGILRIGPGVGDMACGETGSGRMSEPMEILAAIAAFFGRAAAPREEAPGPLRGWRALVTSGPTHEPIDPVRYIANRSSGKQGHAIAAALARLGASVTLVSGPTREPDPDGVAMVHVESARDMLAACQDALPVDIAVCAAAVADWRVRAMSSQKLKKDGGQLPALELAENPDILATLSRPGRMRPGLVVGFAAETEKVVAHARAKLARKGCDWIVANDVSPSSGTFGGTSNTVHLLRGDTLEDWPPLSKEEVAQRLAAAIADHLVGTGAE
- the ubiB gene encoding 2-polyprenylphenol 6-hydroxylase, with amino-acid sequence MIRTIRNLARLVVIMRTLGRHDALFPHELRDVAPGIAGFARLFSAKGVPGRPGQRIAAALRDLGPSFIKLGQILSTRSDLVGEAIAADLAELQDKLPPFPTSEARRIIEAELGRPLEEIYESFDEKPVAAASIAQVHFAVVATRRDRDGEHDLDADDPRSREVAVKVLRPGIELAFRQDLDLFRWLSELALKIQPRFKRLRPGEVVQIFADTVRMEMDLRMEASAASELADNFRGDTAFNVPRVDWDRTSQRVLTLERIRGIKVDEVDKIRAAGFDPDDVLAQASSSFFNQVFRDGFFHADLHPGNLFVNEYGHIAPVDFGIMGRLDRATRYYLADMLLGFLNGDYRRVAEVHFQAGYVPAHQNIETFTQACRAIGEPLLNKPLHEISIGRLLAQLLAVTEQFEMETQPQLLLLQKSMLTAEGVGRALNPDINMWELARPLIEDWMRENRGPEARMVDELESVLNALRTLPRVMREAERATRTINENGLPLHPATIEILLEGFVRKRRRTIWTLWTVTMAVALAALAVVT
- a CDS encoding type II toxin-antitoxin system CcdA family antitoxin, with amino-acid sequence MGRDYDIDISVEIEAGIAPAVAQEAARRRQQDIDSDIAVLNRHRSIHGLLLDEDELLF